The Fulvivirga maritima genome segment GTACTGTCAGGAAAAGACTTTCCTCAGGAACTAGCTGATATTCTTAATACACAAAAACGTGAAATAGAGGGCGACTTAAATGAAATTCGTTCATATAAAAAAGAACAACAGAAAGTAGACGATGAAAAAAACAGAGCTACACCTGTTTCTTAATTTTTTTATTAACACCTTAAATTTAATATTCTATGGCAAACACGATGGGACCTGAAGAGATGTTAATAAATCAGATTGATTTGTTAACGGCAGAAGAAGAAAAGCTGGAAAAGCTTTACCAGACTAATTCCAACAAGAACAAGGTGAAGATGCACCTGGATGAGGTAAGGAATAAAAAAAAACCGGCTTTACAAGCTATGTTCTATCATGGGAGTATCTTATTTTAAAACAGTAAATACTACCTTTGACAAAAGTATTGAAACAGGAAGCTATGGAAGTTCGTTAATCAACTAAACTGTGGGTAAATTCATACCCTTTCTACAGTTTGTTGACTAAGTATTTCCACAGGTTTAAAGTATAAATCTGTTCTATACCAGCAAAAAAGAAGTTTATCAATTTGGCACAGAGTTTATATTACTATTAATAATCTTTCGTTACAAAAAGATTAACACTAATAGACCAACAACCACACGAATAAAAGCCCGGCTAATCCCGGGCTTTTGTTTTATCTGAACATGACACTTAGTGCCTTGTTCTTAGTAATATAAACTAACCCTATTGAATAAATGAGCGAGAAAGAACAAGCAGGCCTGCTAGATATGCTGAAAGGTCTGGACCTACAGAAACTTAAAGAGATTAGTAAACATATAGACCTTAAGGAAATATTTACCTCCATTTCTAAAATGGATCAGGTAGAAATGTATAACCTTATGCGTGCCCTTAAAGCCGGCAATAAAGAACACAAAATACCAGAAGTTAACTCTGACTTTTATGAGCTGAACAGTCTGCTTACTGAAGAGGAAAAAGAGATACGCTTAAAGGTGCGTAAGTTTATGGAAGAGGAAGTAGAACCTATAGCCAATGAATATTGGAAAAAGGGCGAATTTCCTCATGAGTTAATTCCTAAAATGGCTGCCCTCAACATCTGTGGTCTTACCTTTGATGGTGTAGGCAACAGCAATCAGTCATACTTATTAGAAGGTCTTATATCCATGGAAATGGCTCGTATTGACACTTCTATAAGCACCTTTTTTGGCGTACAAGCTGGCTTGGCTATGGGGTCTATTTACTTTTGCGGCTCTCAGGAGCAAAAAGACTACTGGCTACCTAAAATGCAACGCATGGAAACCATAGGTGCCTTCGGCCTTACCGAACCCTTAGTTGGCTCTGCCGTAGCTGGTGGGCTCACCACCACTGCCAAGCGAGAAGGTGACACCTGGGTGCTTAACGGACAAAAGAAATGGATAGGTAATGCCACTTTCTCAGACATCACTATTATTTGGGCTCAAGATGTAGATGATAAGCAAGTTAAAGGCTTTATAGTAGAGAAAGACACTCCAGGATTTCACCCTGAAAAAATTGAAGACAAAATGGCTCTGCGTACCGTTCAGAATGCAGTGATTACCCTTAAAAACTGTAAGGTTTCTGAAGCCAATCGTCTGCAAGAGGCTAATTCATTTAAAGATACCGCCAAGGTACTGAAAATGACACGTGCTGGAGTAGCCTGGCAAGCAGTGGGCTGTGCCATTGGTGCGTATGAAAATGCCTTGAAATATGCCACTAACCGTAAACAGTTTGGCAAACCTATAGCCTCTTTTCAGCTGGTGCAAGACCTGCTAGTGAAAATGCTCAGCAACCTTACCAGCATGCAAACTTTAGTTTTCCGACTATCTCAGCTGCAAGATGCCGGCACTATGACTGATGAGCAAGCCTCTTTGGCCAAAGTAACGTGTACCCTACACACCAGGGAGATTGTAAGTCAGGCAAGGGAGATAATGGGTGGAAACGGTATTCTACTGGAATATAACGTGGCTCGTTTTGTAGCAGATGCCGAGGCAGTATATTCTTATGAAGGCACTAAACAAATCAATTCTCTTATAGTGGGAAGAGCTATCACCGGGTTGAGCGCCTTTGTTTAAACTATAGGTATATATGCGTATTTTTTAATAAAAACAGGTTTTTTAACCTCATTTTGCGTAAATTCAAGTATATAGTTATTTATGCAAACGATTGAAAGAAACGTAATATATACAAGCTGTATCGGCTAGCTCTATATTTTATCTTTTTTATTAAAGACCAAAAACAGACTATGGAGTTAAATTATGATAAACTAGCCATGGTGGACAAAGGATGCATTAAAGAACTCGATAAAGACTTAAACTTTGGCAGTAATGCTAAAGCAGGTAAGCTGCTAGCGTTGGTTTTACACACGCTAAGGAACAGTTTCACCTATCATGAGTCTGCTCAGTTCATAACGCAGTTATCTAACCCTTTAAAAGTCATTTATATTCAAAACTGGAAAATATGTCCGCCAGGTAAACCAATAAAAAAAATAGACCATATAACCGAAATAGCCATGTGTAGCAATCGCTACCCTGGCTTATGGCAAGACAAGATCACAGCGAGTGCAGCCATAGTGGCTACGCTAAAAGTACTTAATAAGCATATTGATTTTACTTCTACCGACTTTTTAGAAGACAGTTTAAAACAAGAAATATTAGAGCTATGCACCATTGAACAATAACTTAAACCGCTACTACCATGAATAATTCAAGACTAGCCTATTGTATCAAAAGATGTGGATCTGCCTGGAAAGTAACAGAAAACCACAGCAGAGAGAGTATTTACCGTGATGAAGATTTCAACACTGTGCTTAATACCACCATCGGGATTGCTAAAACCAACCTACCTTCTGAGGTATGGATTTTCTCTGAACATGACGAATTGGTGGAGAAAAGAATTTACCCTAACTTCTCTGATATTTATGTTTAAAAAATGCATGAATATAAGAAAAGGTATTTACTAAGAACCTTTCCATTATTCAAAACAGAAAGGTTCTTATGCTTACTTTTTGCTCCAGAGCATCCAACCGGAAGCCAATGGTAGTGCCTTTATTGACACCCTCACTGTCTATAAAAATATCACCCCAGTGCCTTTGTATAATCTCTTTGCTAATATATAATCCAAGGCCGATTCCTCCAGTGTGGTTAGCTTCATCTACCTGATAGAAACGATCGAATATCTTGTGCATTTTATTCTTATCTATCCCTATTCCCTGGTCCTGAACTTCTACCCATACACTTTGATCATCAGTATTTAGTGCCACTATAATTTCTTTATCAATAGGAGAAAACTTAACAGCGTTAGATAAGAAATTCAATATTACCTGTTCCAATCGAGGTTCATCTCCCGTAACAAACTTGTCCGTTTTCCCTTTTACTACTATGGTATGATCAGTAGTAGGCATAAAATTATCTACCGTGTTTCTTATTAACTGATCAAAATTGAGCTTATGAAAATCAATTCTGACCTTATCTGCCTCCAGCCTACTTACATCTAATAAATCAGAAATCAGCTGATTGAGTTTACCTAGAGATCTGGATGCTTTACTTATATAGTTCTTTACATCACCCTCAACTTTATCTTCTTCAAAACGCTCTTCTATCAGCTGCACATAAGCATTTACCGAAGTCAGCGGCGTTTTTAATTCATGGCTGGCTACATTGAGAAATTCATCCTTTTTCCTTTCTAATACTTTCTGATCATTGATGTCTACCGCAGCACCTATGAAGCCCAGGAAGTTACCATTGGCATCAAAACGAGGTACTCCTTTATCTAATACCCACCTATAATTATCTTCCACAGCATTATAAAGGCAATACTCTACATTAAATCCTTTTTTATTTTTTAAGCGCTGTTCTTAGTGTTGAAGTATATTCTCCTCTATTTTCTTCTTGTATAAACTTGTGCCACCTCAGCCCCTTAAGGTCTTTATCTTCAGCTCCTGTAAACGACCTCCACTCTTGATTAAAGTAATTGAATTTTTCATCCAAATCATAAATCCAAATCAAAGCCGGGGTAAGGTCAGCAATTATTTTAAAACGTTCACTAAACTCCTGCACCTGGTCACTTAAGTTCTTAATCCTAGTTATATCCTGAGAGAGGTACATGATTCTTTCTACCTTACCCCCTTTCTTTAAAGGGATAGCGGTAAGAATATATTCTAAATCATTATACTTAAAGGTAGTTTGCCTCTGTATACCTTTAGAAAAAGTTTCCCTAAAAACTTCCCACAGTCGCGCTTTCGTTTCTTCGTCAGGGTTATAAAACATATGCTTTTTACCCACATAATCTTCACGCTTAAGGTTAGCGAGGCTTAGCCCCTGCCCTCCTACAAACTCTAAGACCAGATCCTTATTCAGCACTCCTATGGTGCCATTAGGCAGGTTATCAGTTACCGCCTGATATAATATCTGATTATGCTCCAGCTCTTCCTTAGTATTTATGAGTTCCTTTTCCTTATCTAAAAGGTTGTCATTAGAAACCCTAAGTTCACTGTTAGCGGCGCTGAGCTCCTCGTTAGCAGACTGCAGCTCTTCGTTAGAAGTTTCAAGCTCCTCATTAGAGGACTTCAGCTCTTCATTGGCTGATTGCAATTCTTCATTTAATGACTGTAACTCTTCATAAGAAGATTCAAGTTCTTCGGTAAGCGTTTGCAAGTGCTCCCTGGCTGAGGCCAGCTCATGCTCTAACTCTTCTATTTTATTTCTACTATAATCCTCTGTAGAAAGGTCACTATCCAGATATTTATAAATACCTTGAGGGTTAATTTTCTCGAAAATAACCATGTAATACCCGGGCACATTCTTTCCTGCTAATGGCAGTATCTTTATCCTTACATAGTGAATCTGTTCAAAAAGGTGAAATTTAATGATGCTACTGGCCTCCGTTACTTTAGACTTCTTCACTTTAGTAAGTAGTGCATTGAGCTCCAGGGCCATCTCCTGATTTACCATCTTAAGCAAATTAGCACTCATGGAGCCTTCGCTCACTTCCAGATAAAGCCTTACACTGCCTCTAATCTGCTTTATCTCAGCATGTTCATTTATTATTACTAAAGGATTTTCATAATATTCAAACAAAGTCTCTTTGGCCACATCCATTAATGACAGGTGGTTAGAAGGCTTATCTTTTGGTCTGGTTTTACCCCTGAGATCTCCTTTAAACTTGCTAAACATTAAAGGGTATAACGGATTACCTACGGCCCTTCTGAATATTTTATGCTTTACTTCCTGGTTATCAAAAAGCTCCTGCATTACACTCACACTTTCTGACTTACCCAGAAAAAGTAAGCCATCATTTTTTAGTGAATAGTGAAATATTTTTAGCGTCTCTCTCTGGAGCTCATTGTTAAAGTAGATTAAAAGGTTTCTACAAACTATGCAGTTTAGCTTTACAAAAGGCGGATCAATGGTAATGTCATGCTTAGAAAACAATACCATCTGCTTCAATATTTTCTTTACTTCATAGCCTTTTTCCGTTTTCACGAAATACTTTTCTATGATTTCAGCCGGCATATTCTCCAGGCTGCTTTCACTATACATTCCTCTTCTGGCTTTGGCTAGTGCCTTCTCATCCAGATCAGAAGCAAAAATCTGTACCTTTCTTTTTTGTATAGCATCTCCTAAAATCTCATGAAGTAAAATAGCTATAGTATAGGGCTCTTCTCCTGTAGCACACCCTACTGACCATATTCTAAAAGCCTCATTAATAGGCGCTTTCAATAATTGGTTTTTGAGCTGGGTATTTAAAGCTTCAAAACATTCTTCGTCTCTAAAAAAGTCAGTTACACCAATTAATACTGTTTGAAAAAGCTCTTCTAGTTCATCTGGTGTTTCTTTCAGGTAATCATAATATTTAGCCAGATTATCTATCTCTAAGCTCTCCACTCGTTTATCCAGCCTTCTCATTATGGTGGTAGACTTATACTTGGTAAAGTCAGTCCCCGTTCTATCTTCCAGAAGAGCAAATATTTTTTCAAGCCTATCACTATAATCAACGTGCTCAGCTGCCAGCTTTTGATTAGCTATAGAAAGGGCAATCTCATCATACATATCAGCAGGAGCAACTATGCTATCATATTCATTGGTACTAATTACTGCTTTTGGCATATCAGGCTGCTGAGCAGTTCGTGGGTGCTGCACTATCACCGTGCCGCTGGCATCTCGTATAGCCTTTGCCCCTTTAGTTCCATCATCACCAAAGCCAGAAAGAACTATTCCAATAGACCTATCTCCATATTCATTAGCCAGGGAAAAAAAGCATTTATCAATAGAGGGAGCTGCTCTTCTTGGTCGTAATAATTTATCGAGATGGATTTTACCCTTTTCAAAG includes the following:
- a CDS encoding acyl-CoA dehydrogenase family protein, with the protein product MSEKEQAGLLDMLKGLDLQKLKEISKHIDLKEIFTSISKMDQVEMYNLMRALKAGNKEHKIPEVNSDFYELNSLLTEEEKEIRLKVRKFMEEEVEPIANEYWKKGEFPHELIPKMAALNICGLTFDGVGNSNQSYLLEGLISMEMARIDTSISTFFGVQAGLAMGSIYFCGSQEQKDYWLPKMQRMETIGAFGLTEPLVGSAVAGGLTTTAKREGDTWVLNGQKKWIGNATFSDITIIWAQDVDDKQVKGFIVEKDTPGFHPEKIEDKMALRTVQNAVITLKNCKVSEANRLQEANSFKDTAKVLKMTRAGVAWQAVGCAIGAYENALKYATNRKQFGKPIASFQLVQDLLVKMLSNLTSMQTLVFRLSQLQDAGTMTDEQASLAKVTCTLHTREIVSQAREIMGGNGILLEYNVARFVADAEAVYSYEGTKQINSLIVGRAITGLSAFV
- a CDS encoding DUF2267 domain-containing protein is translated as MELNYDKLAMVDKGCIKELDKDLNFGSNAKAGKLLALVLHTLRNSFTYHESAQFITQLSNPLKVIYIQNWKICPPGKPIKKIDHITEIAMCSNRYPGLWQDKITASAAIVATLKVLNKHIDFTSTDFLEDSLKQEILELCTIEQ
- a CDS encoding sensor histidine kinase, whose product is MEDNYRWVLDKGVPRFDANGNFLGFIGAAVDINDQKVLERKKDEFLNVASHELKTPLTSVNAYVQLIEERFEEDKVEGDVKNYISKASRSLGKLNQLISDLLDVSRLEADKVRIDFHKLNFDQLIRNTVDNFMPTTDHTIVVKGKTDKFVTGDEPRLEQVILNFLSNAVKFSPIDKEIIVALNTDDQSVWVEVQDQGIGIDKNKMHKIFDRFYQVDEANHTGGIGLGLYISKEIIQRHWGDIFIDSEGVNKGTTIGFRLDALEQKVSIRTFLF
- a CDS encoding CheR family methyltransferase, whose amino-acid sequence is MTKANNQELFIVGVGASAGGIDALSKFLEHLPEEEGTCEFSVLVIQHVNPDYPSELTGVLSKKSTWKVEKVKNGTVPKPGRVYVTPHNCDVFFEKGKIHLDKLLRPRRAAPSIDKCFFSLANEYGDRSIGIVLSGFGDDGTKGAKAIRDASGTVIVQHPRTAQQPDMPKAVISTNEYDSIVAPADMYDEIALSIANQKLAAEHVDYSDRLEKIFALLEDRTGTDFTKYKSTTIMRRLDKRVESLEIDNLAKYYDYLKETPDELEELFQTVLIGVTDFFRDEECFEALNTQLKNQLLKAPINEAFRIWSVGCATGEEPYTIAILLHEILGDAIQKRKVQIFASDLDEKALAKARRGMYSESSLENMPAEIIEKYFVKTEKGYEVKKILKQMVLFSKHDITIDPPFVKLNCIVCRNLLIYFNNELQRETLKIFHYSLKNDGLLFLGKSESVSVMQELFDNQEVKHKIFRRAVGNPLYPLMFSKFKGDLRGKTRPKDKPSNHLSLMDVAKETLFEYYENPLVIINEHAEIKQIRGSVRLYLEVSEGSMSANLLKMVNQEMALELNALLTKVKKSKVTEASSIIKFHLFEQIHYVRIKILPLAGKNVPGYYMVIFEKINPQGIYKYLDSDLSTEDYSRNKIEELEHELASAREHLQTLTEELESSYEELQSLNEELQSANEELKSSNEELETSNEELQSANEELSAANSELRVSNDNLLDKEKELINTKEELEHNQILYQAVTDNLPNGTIGVLNKDLVLEFVGGQGLSLANLKREDYVGKKHMFYNPDEETKARLWEVFRETFSKGIQRQTTFKYNDLEYILTAIPLKKGGKVERIMYLSQDITRIKNLSDQVQEFSERFKIIADLTPALIWIYDLDEKFNYFNQEWRSFTGAEDKDLKGLRWHKFIQEENRGEYTSTLRTALKK